taaaaaactactttttgtGTTACAATTCCCACTTTGCAATTTAATCAGTTATACATATAATCGTCCCATTTTAGaatcacactttttttaaatgctttaggTTAGGTTAAATTATTTTGAGGAAAGTTAAACgggctttaaaaaaatggtttttaTCTTCTGCAAATACTCATGTTTTGCGAGAATATTAAGTCTTCTTCGCCTTCTGTGTTTACAGGCGTTTGATGCAATActaccacctactggactggaatGTGGAGCAGAAAATTGTCAGGGAAAAATGGCTTCGTATGAGACataccataaaaaataaaataaattaagttacactgtgttttaaatgttaaatacttATAGTAGCTTAAGTAGTTTAGTGGCAGTGGTAGCTGAGCAGGCCCTGGGTCAGAAGGATGGCATGGTTCAAGCCGCAGCTCCACCAAGCTGccaatgttgggcccttgagaaaggcccttaaccctgtctgtctgctctggGGCAGCCATAGCATGGCTGACCTGCACTCTATCCCCAGCTTCATAACAAGCTGAGAAacatgaagataaaaaaaatcttcctctttaaatatttcaaaacgTGTTAGAAATATATCTGCCTGGCCAAATTTAGACAGTAAACTTAAGTGTCATTAAATTATATAGAAAATCGCAGGGCCCCAAAATCACATGAATCGACAATCTACCCATGATATACAGCTCTAGGTATAATCAGGCGCTGATATAGACCCTTCAGAAGTCCAGAACAAATTAAAATCATGATCTTGATTAGTTTTCTAGTAGAATTTGATTTAGGAGCTGCAGTGCTCACATTCGTCACATAAACCTCTTTTTTCtcgttctttcttttaaagCTACAGGATACAAGATAAAGGGGGACACTGCAAAAGTAACAAACTGATCctgtcatatttatattttaaagggggaaaaaaatcctagAATTGAAgatctttaaaaggaatttatGAATAAACTTGAATCCTGTGTTGATTCAGTGCATCAGGAATCTAATCTACACTAACGTAATCTAGTCAGTGGGAGAACATAGGTAAACTGACTGCACTTTGGAAGAGAGCACTTACCCTTCTTCGGATCCGGGCGTCTCTTCTTTGCAGAAGACTCATCAGTTTCATCATTAGATGgctctttttcttctcctttcttACGCTTAGTAGTcttcaaaacagaaaaaaagagagggatAGAAAAGAAATGGTCAAATCACTTGCCTACAGCATCCTTAGGGGGAGCTTGAATCTAATATTAAAAAGGGACCTTTCCTCTGTGATACGTGAGGAAACTATTACGTGTGCCTTAAGCCTTAAGCATGACGTCTGAGCAAATGTAATTACGACTCTGCTCCCAAGCTCTCCACCccagctaaaaaaataaataaaaaatccggcaagggaaggaaaaagaaaaaaaaaaatcattgaaaTATCAAACACAATAGGTCTATTTTAATACCGCTTAGAGTGATTCGGATTTTCAAGGTTATATCCGTGACTCGAGATTACAGGTCAGAGACGCAATTTCATTCAGCGTTTAAAGCTGGCAAACAATCGTTTATATTTTAAGTTCATTTATTACAAGGCTTTCTCCGTTTCGGATCCTGTTCGGTGCTAATTCGAGCGAGGGATGGCAAGAGGAGCAAacgggagggaaaaaaaaaaatcacacagacTGAACTCGGGGTTAGCTAGAAGATGCACTTAACGACAGCAATCAAATTCCCCCTGTCCTCCACTCAGACTGCGTAATGAATGCTCGCCCATCTTTCGGACTCGAACCATCATcccttcccctttttttttaacccccccCTTTCCTTTCCATCCCCTCCTCACATTTCCTTTCCATTTTGCCAATTGCTGCCTCATGATTACCATCCAGACCCCGCTGAGCTGAACAGATTGGCTCGATAATTACATACAATAACTGCAGTGGGCAGGTAACCCTCAGCTGGCACGGGCCAGCTCCCTGGTGGCACCTTCCATATGCAAACGGCATTGTGGAAAGGCGATGAGAGTCCGTCGCCACCCGTGTCGTGAGTGCGAGCGGTACGCTGATTGCCGGCCTGCGCTTACTCCGAGGTTACTGTGTCAGCAAATTTGTGATACATTAGTAGGGAATAAACACAGGCACTCAGGTCCTCACAGAGGGAGGAGCTGAAGTCTttgttcactgtgtgtgtgttttttttttttttagatggacGCAAGAAAATAATCAGATACCTTCTTATACCACATGACTTCTGTTAAGTCCAAAGGTACAAGGTCAATAGGACATAAGAGAAACTGCCGTGTTTTAGGGAATGGAcgcatttcttttttcactAAAAGTCACTTAACTAAAACATCTGATAAAGTTGTGGGGTTCGCAGATGAACCAACCCATAGCATTTccttttgaataaaatagcttCTGACATTCGTGCCACTTGTCTCACCCTGGCCGAGGACGGCCCTGCAACAGCCACAGAGTCTGAGAAGTCCAGCTTGTCATCATCAGTGGCTCCGATGCTTTTTAGTCCCTGCTGCAAAATTTTGCGCAGCTTCTGGTAGTCGGGTTTCTCGTTGTAGTCCAGCTTCTTCACAACCTCCATGAACTTTATCAATTCATCTGAAAGACAGAGGCGCATGTTAGGGTTCGTTAGAAAAGCTCTCAGGGAGCGGATTTGATTTACATGACGATGTTCTGCCTGTGTGCATTATTGATTTTACCACTGCTCACGGTTTACCTTTACACTCAGTACCAAGTGTGAACGTGTCAAAAACGTACTTATAGACCTTCGAGACGCCATGTCAGCTTCATAGCAATGCTGCATTCTGCTTTAATAATTAAACAGAAATCAGCTGTTTAAATAACCATATGCAAATaccgcattttttttttaactgggatTTCCATAGTACACGTAACACTGGCAGATTAATGTATGTGTGAAGCTTCTGAGTTTCATAACAAGTCAGTGggtaaaactatatatattttttaacacagaTTCAGAAACAAGCgcgtgttgtgtttttttgccAAGCTGACTTGgctataacaaataaaatacttcTTCTCATACTGCTGAAGAAGCAGTTTGCATCCAAATGTTTTCCTGCGCACATACAGGTGGGCCCAAATTATTTAGACAGTGACTTTGTTTTgtctatttttgtcttttcaccACACCAGTCTAGAAATGAAACAGAGTTTCAGCTTTGACACCAGATGTTTAACTAAAATACTGCAATAAGCATTTAGGAATTCCACTTGTGCAAACATAACAGAATCCACAACCAGCAAATGCTAAGTTATCTCCATCAAGCTACTTTGCCTTTGCTTTACTGCAGCCTCCTCTAAGTCACTGCTTGTTTGTGGGTCTTTCAACCTTCGGTTTTGTTAATTGATGAGCAAATGGCTTAGGAACGTCTTAGGTTGCTTTCGCTGTAccttttaaatcattatttgtCTTTACTGTGATGTGCCTATCAGTCTAATTGGTTTTGCAGCCTTTGactgaatctgagcagaaagTAGAGCTTTCAGTAAACACCGGAGACTCAGCTCCACTGGCATCCATACACACTCATGCCATAAGACACGCCTCCATGTTTGGCGGTATGCTTTGGAACGCAAGCCCTTCCTTTCCTTTCTCTAAATGATCTTCTAATTCTGAAACAATCTAGTTAATCTTACATAAAACTCAGCAGGCTTTTTCTTGAGAGTTTCTTCTTTGAGGtaagcctaataataataataataataatagaagccTAATCTGTATCTGTTCTTAAATGTTCCCTGTAGAATTACATCTTGAGATAAACGTACAGTCCCAAATTATGACTGAGTTCCGTTATGGAAGCACGTTTGTAAGTTGGATTTCcgctctcactgcatccataaatttcctctttggtcttcctctagacctcctgcttggcagttcaaacctcagcatccttctaccgatatatatatatttattatctctcctctgaacatgtccaaaccacctcaatctggcctctctgacttcatccccaaaacatttaacatgggttgtccctctgatgaactcattcttgatcctatccatccttgtcactcccaaggagaaccttaacatcctcagctctgctacctttaactctgcctcctgtcttttctttagtgacactgtctctaagccatagagcattgctggtctcaccactgtcctgtacatctttcctttcattctcgctgatactcttttattgcacaacacacctgaaacttttctccacccattccaacctgcctgtacccgcctctaagtacttaaagtcctgcaccttctttacctctgctccctgtatcctcgtcatcctcactgttcctctcgggttcctctcattcacacacataaaaaaaaaactataggaTTACATTATTCACCAttgggacagctttacaggatagCCATTTTCTATTATTGTGCTCCTGAACTGATTTATTCACACCAGTGAGGCACACGCAAGTTTATGAAGGGGTCTCTCGACTGTAGATACCTTTTAGAGAAAACATCTAGTTTGGAAAAAATGTCTAGCGACCCTACGTTCTCAAGGTTGTTTTTTCCCTAGGTTTTTCTTCATCAAGACAAATAACTATATCATCCACTTTAGGTTTGAGTGTTGCTGTGCTTGcctgtgtgttttctttcttttaaaaaatataacaaactgTTTATTTGGTCAATGGTAAGGTTGCTTTTATCTCTCTGAtatgtctgttttgtttttctgcgtAATATTGGCCTCCTTCACTGCATCAACACCCACAACATCCACATGAATAGCTACCAAAACTTCTGAACAACACCTGGAGTCATATCTCgaaaaataactaaaacagGCCACAATAGACTCCCATAGTGTCTTAGTGTCCAGTTACTTATGAACCTGATTGCATATTCAATGATGTGTGTTGCTATGCGGCAGCGGTGAACTACACATTACGGACTGTGAGACAGGCAGAAAGTAGAACTTTTGGCCCGCCTCTGTGTAAAGAGCCATTTCCATTTCACAAACCGATAAAAGAGGAAGATGTGTGTTTAACACTGCGCCGGGAATCGGGCATACTTCCTGCACCGGAGTTTCCTCGCAGCAGGCGCTGGCACTCTGACCTTCAGGCTAAGTTTAGTGGAAAAAAAGGGCGACAAAACATCACACGCTGTTTCTTATACTTCGCTGCTcgcgaactgttgtttatcgtCGGCTGCTCAAATTGTCACACCAAACAGAATTAGCCATGATGGCCTCGCTAAACACGCCTGCCTCCCGTCACCCCGGCATTGGGAAGAGACGCTCGCAAGCAAGACAACAGCCTGAGGAGGGTTCTCTCCTTCTGCTGTGCGCCTGTCACTGAGCTTCAGAAGTGCCATCGCATCACATTGCAAGCAAACGGCTCCTCTGAcgcttttgatttaaaaaaaaaaaaaaaaaaaaaagggaacgaGTCCTGAAGTTGTGCAAAAGTAACTGCGAGTTACAGAGTACGTAAGCGTGTGTGGACTGAAACGAGGAGAGATGCATACGCAGGTGAGGATTTTGTGTCATGGAGGTTATTTCCACAAAATGACTGGACTCAAGCgatgctatttaaatatggctTAGTTTTTTACCAGGCCAAAAAGACACAGAGGATAAAAACTGTGTTGCATTCttaatgtttttatgtaacACAATTCTGATATTAAGcctgtacttttttttccacaagaaaTACAATTTAGGGATAAATCTCATGTGCACATCATAACATAATGACTAGCTCATTACAGACGAGGTTCTTTTGCGCTCCTTGTCCGCAGTAAAGTGGTCACGCTCGCTCTGAAGCTGGAGTGAGAAGTTGTATGGAATTAGCGCGGGGGTCGATCCATTAGCTCTCGCTATTGCTAAATCAACGGCTGTGCACTCATTACGGAAGCAGGATCAGGAAGTGCTTCAGACCAATTAATGCTTGGCTCGCACACCTTTTCTGCACTCATCACAGGTGCTTTTTAAAAGCTCTGGAGTTCAGTGCAGAATATTTTGGCTTTAAACAACCTGTGGTATGAGTGTTTTATTTGTAGCTTACGCGCAAGAGGATGCtcataataatacatttcttgGAGATGAGACGCGAGATGGAGCCTGTCGTAGAGCATTCGAGTATGAAGTCTTGAGGATGATTGGATGGGGATCGAGGTGAAGCGATGGGTGCAGTCTTTGAAGATTGATATAATatcataatattaaaatattatataaataaacgaatcagcaataataataaacaacccCATGTTTTCTTCTAAAACATTGATTTGCCCAGTGCTGGTGTGTTACTGAGCATTTCTCTCACCTGGTTCATTCCCGGCAGTAAAACAGCTCTTCATAAAAGCTTTGATATCTTCACGACctctgaaaaaagtaaaaaaaataataatataaaaacattaatgcatAAAAATTTCCTACCaagttatattttttgttaatattaaatattatttctgagatagcattaaataagatataaattgttaaataatacaaaaatggcCTGGTAACACCTGTAATCTTCGTTAAAAATGCAATAAGGTGTGAATAATATGCTACCCTGTGTTGTCCTGCCCTGTCTAATGCACCAGAAAATGTGTGGATCTTGACTTCTGAATCTTAAAAAGGAAGCATCTGGCGACCAACATCCAGTAATTGTGTCACTGTGTTAACACTGGAGCTGTGTTAGCTTGAGTCCTTGTTAGCTAGCTAAATGCTAGAAAACTACCAGGCAAAGGGACTTCATTATAGCTGAATGAACATTGCCTTACCtaccaaccatccatccatccatccatccacccatccacccatccacccacccatccatccaccaGTGGGCAGCATGTATTACAGTGTGcgctaaaatatacagtactgaaatgtaaaaacaaatattaccttgttgtctttttttctgctcaaataaactaaaatacatATTATTAACGTGTTGATTTACCACGGTATGCGTTTGAAGTGTAAGTGATGGAAGTGTGTTTGCAGTGCCTCGCTCTATATAATAGTGTTCACGTAGTGGTCAGTCTTAGCGTAGATTCTCAACCAGGATTCCCAGAACAAAGGTTGCTGCTGCAGATTCCAGCAAAAGGAGACGATTTGCCCACATAATGCAGGCACAGTTCTTGGCGGATCTTCACAGTTGGACACACTCTCCTTTAATATTCTCCACAAGTAGGCCTCATGTGGTGTTAGATCGGGGGAATGGGATAAGTATAGGAAGGAATTGTTCTTCACACTTCCATATGAGCAGAAATAATACTTACTTATGAATCCTTTTCCCTTCCCACAACAACTGCACCACACAACTTTCTTTTCAGTATTAGAAACACGTAAGACTGGAACTATGCCCTGTCGGCAAATCCAAATGCGTGTCCGAGTTttcgtactgtatattttgccgCATACCATATTATCATGGCACCAATTataaaattttgaaaatttCTTAGTTAGCCTTAAAAATGCTTCCCCCCACTAAGACTACtttactactaccactactttAATACCATGGCTCTAAAATGGcagaatacaaaaatatatatatatcaataaatACATCACCAAGGTGACACTCTGAACCTGTGAGTCACTCTGGTCTGTCCTGACATCTCTTATGACTTAGGAGTGAAAGCTTTAAACCCACCGTATTTTTGAGTCTCTGACGTAATCCAGGTTCTTGAGATCATCCTCCCATGGTAGACAGCCGCACAGCCACTGGATCATGCAGTAAAGCAGGATTTCAAGGTCGCCTCTTCTGGAGGGAGCTGTGAAAAAGCAAAACCATgattaaaaataagctgattagCATCCTACACATGACACAGGAGCTTCCCCTTGCCCTGTGGGCTAACCAAGCCAGGTATAATTTActcatattaatttattaattaattaataaagatatacacacaaactccaTGATGTGCATCAATGCTGGTAAATTCAATGGTCCCGTCATGGCATTTTTTTGGGTCCTCTTTGTATTCCTTTGGCACACCTTGCGGCAAGTACCTGTACGCCAGACCGTAATCCACCAAGTAAACCTGTCACAAAATTAACAGTTTTAGAATGATAAACAAGCAATGTTACatacaaatgtatatatatatatatatatatatatatatatatataaatatatatctataaatatatatacacacacacacacacacacacactaccgttcaaaagtttggggtcacttgcaaatgtctttgtttttgtttggtgatttattttctacttctacaacaatactggggatttcaaaactataaaataacacatatggaattaggtaattacgtaacaacaacaaaaacaacagtttaagACACAGGTCAGCCTtcctgtaatagttcttgcaagaacagtattgtcaagtgcatttgcaaaatccgtcaagcactaTAAtggaactggctctcatgaaggcaccccaggagggtgagaccaaaacctacctctgccgcagacgaaaAGCTCATTTAGAgtcatcagcctgaaaaattaccaattaacagcacctcagattagaggcgttatgaagtctttacaaagcataagtaTCACatacatctcaccattaactgttcaaaggagattaatgcatttttggacgcctttagcattcctttacaatgtaaaaagaataaaaaatcaggaatgataatgcagttagaaagtgaccccaaacttttgaacggtagtatgtgtgtatgtatatgtatatatatatatatatatatatatatctgaaaAAACTATTTCCAGTGCTGAGCCACTAATCTTAAGAGGCCACTTTTTAAATCCTTGTTTTAAAATAGCAGGTTAATAATACACCGCTGATACATTATTAATctctaaaattaaatgtttggcCGTGCATCAGCCTCTGCCCCCCCTCCCTTTATTTGCTTCAGTTACTCGGCTTGCAAGTCATTTAATAACGACTGTTTACATTAAAAGCTTAAATTATGTCTTGttaaggaaagagaaaaagggaaAGTGTCTCAGAGGTTGGGTGTAGGAATAAAACTTCACAAATGTAAAttacaatgtaatttttttctgtatctACGGAAATGCTGGAATACATATGATACAATGgataaacagatagatagagcTTCATTGTCATTGCATAGTACAGGTACTCAGCAATGAAATGCTGTTCAGTGTCTATATATTTATTCTCCATATTGTCTCATTCCGCTTTCCGTAGAAAgtttaaaagtcaaccatcagctgaaaattttatcaatgcttacagttttctaggattctcaagggccagtattggaacaggAAAAAGATTCAACAATCgacagtgctcattacagtggGATGCTTattcagtggttctcaaacattttctgtcattccccacttaagggggtgggcgaattttcaagccccacttgtcaacaaaatgataacgaaatcggccaagtttactatttattgaaatatcaatttctaaaccaataagatcaaataacaccaaatttaaaacagataaaatacatgtgcaattgttataacaggcttacttcgtcacttatctagaaatttcttttaaagaagttgagtggcttattaacgtgactggggtgtgttgtctctaagtgtcttcctactttgttgggtctcgtgccgtctgctgccagcggtttaagacacaaaacacacacgggtctcataggcttcatcatgttttcctttcggctggctttttggtcgattaggctgatagtgctgaatcgcctgcttttttgtggtccatgtaacaaatgtatccattgaagTTATtacgctcactacatacagtacgctactgacccggtttgtaaCGGCTGtaaatttagttttatattcgcatctccgaattcaatggctgcgtaaataaaccggcaaataagatacccacatatatttcctctcttatttttcactaattccctcctgtcatgtctgtattccccactagtggggcgcgccccacactttgagaaccacttaTTGAAGAGCAGAAGCCTAAATTTCGTATTAAACACAGGAGACTGCTAGACAAGGGCGCTATGACCTTGCATGACGATGTACACTTCTGTCCACACTGTCTACTTTCTGCAAAAATTTTGTTTTGAGGtgtaaaaaaaacgtttttgcaGAAAGTATAGTAgtcctatagtcctgatctcgctccatcaaACTTTCACATGTTTGGTCTCCTGAAAGCAGCACTTCTGATTAAGAACAGAATACGGACGTGCAtttgtggctcgcagctcagtctaaaacattttttaatgagggaatacaaaagcttgttctcagatggtaaaaaaaaagtatataaaaaagcaaGAAGATTCTGTCAAGAAACTGATGTATTTGTATTAAAagttagttaaaataaattctacagtcaGAGTGCAAATAATTTTTGGCCCTAACGTAAACGGACTTAACTAGGATGAAGCATCATGCATGGACACAAAGTAACCCATAAGATTTGATTCACATTCCAGGTTGCATAGCGCTTCCACCACCATGCAAATGCAACGATGCACAGTGATGTACGCAGAAGTGACGCAACCGAAACCCgaaaatttatttaatggaTTGAGATCATCTCCCATTGATGGAGGAAATCATGCAATTATCACAatgatacttttaaaaaatcttgttgcctaaataaatttttttaaaaaaggcactGCACCAGATCTCTGATACACATTTCCCATTAAAGGAAAAGGAATGAGGACAAAATATCCCTATCCCTATCAGAAGAAGTCCCTAGTTCTTGGTAAACAATTGGGGTATAGAAGAGCCACAACTTAAGAACCAAAACCAACCTGATTGGGGTTTTTATAGGAAAGCAGGAGGTTGGAGGCTTTGATATCGGCATGGACGTATTCGTGCTCATGGATGTACTCGAGGATGTCGAGCTGGAGACAAGAAAGGGGGAAGTCGTTGGGAGAAATGAAGTGATAATTAGTTCATAAATAATAcacttatatttaaaatgtaggaTCTATACAATTAGCTCCTGCAAACAGTCCTTAtgcttgtttttatattatttttatagcattatattttaaatcaagcaaaaaacaaacagggggaaataatatataaataaacaaataaataaatagattgaCAGCTCCAATGATATATTCTTTCTCGCCGGTCAATCACAGCgacactagccaatcatgggAATCTGTGGGCGGAAGAAGGCGGACAGCAGTTTGAAAAAATTGCGTTTGGCTGTCTCAGAGAAAGCAGATGTTAGCCTTCATCCTCCCAgttgttaaatgttgtttgatAGTAGTGAGctggctggaaaaaaaaattataataaggaaattgatttttcttttcttttaatgtaaCTCACAAGTCTAAGGCCAAGCTGAAGAACCAATTTCCGTGGAAATATCTTGCCGCTTTCCTCAAACACCTTCTGTAGATCTGTTCCAAACCGGTCCATGACCATGAACCTGTACCTAAAACATCACATCGAcacttattgtttatttttttacgcaTTATGACGATAGAATCTCTGCCAAAAATTACAGCACCGATCTCCTCACCTCTTTCCTCCTTTCTCATGAAGTCCTGATCCCCAATATTTTGGCACCCCCAAGTATTTCAATTTATGGGACTTTATCCAAGCGCTGACTGAAACAAAGTTAGGGACCTTTTTATGAATTTACATATAGAAAGATCAACAATAagatattattatcataataacaACTTCTCGTGAGATCAGCATTCTGGGAGTTCAAGCTCTACTGCATGCAAAATCATATGATGaggcacaaacacaaacttgCTGCTGCTCAGAGTAATATAAAGGTAGAATCCCACGGGGATGACAAGAGTGGCAGCCACGAGCTAATCTGCTGGTGGGACAAATATTTACCAACGTCACAATATCCTAATGAATAAACCAAAAGCATTGCTTAGTAATATAACAGTTAATTGTCAAGGGAAGGTGACATTTGGgttgttattaaataaaacgCATTTCTGTGACCTCAGGGCGACCAGAAGTAGCACCGAAGGCATCCAGTCGTGTTTGTGCTTCTCCACAAGAGTGGCACACTGAGCTCTGaacttttttcttaattaagagaccattttttttttttcgatcaGTGTGAGTCAGAGACTGAAAAGAGAGGGTAAGAGTCAGGAGAGCGTACTTAGATCAGGTTTAGCGGCTCGCATGTAAAACTTCAGCTCGGAGAAGAGAGGGCCATTATCGCTCGGCTCCTACAAGGAAAGCAGACGAGAAACAGATACAACAGCAAGTCACACTTACTCTAGAACAAAACAGTTGAAAGGACCTCAGGACTCAGGTGATTATAGGACTTCCTATATAGGCAActttcactttaaaacatttttctgttATATAACCATGGCAACTCACCAATTATTAACTTAGTCAAAAATGAAACTTATATGTAAAACCGTTTATATAAGCTTGTGTGAAGGAGCTATTACTAtggaaattataataaaataaa
This genomic stretch from Clarias gariepinus isolate MV-2021 ecotype Netherlands chromosome 13, CGAR_prim_01v2, whole genome shotgun sequence harbors:
- the vrk1 gene encoding serine/threonine-protein kinase VRK1 isoform X1, giving the protein MPPRAKAAGKAKGPAKRKLAEEFPPGEVLTDTAKKSWRLGTPVGQGGFGMLYLASNDTTNTVGTNAQYVVKVEPSDNGPLFSELKFYMRAAKPDLISAWIKSHKLKYLGVPKYWGSGLHEKGGKRYRFMVMDRFGTDLQKVFEESGKIFPRKLVLQLGLRLLDILEYIHEHEYVHADIKASNLLLSYKNPNQVYLVDYGLAYRYLPQGVPKEYKEDPKKCHDGTIEFTSIDAHHGVSPSRRGDLEILLYCMIQWLCGCLPWEDDLKNLDYVRDSKIRGREDIKAFMKSCFTAGNEPDELIKFMEVVKKLDYNEKPDYQKLRKILQQGLKSIGATDDDKLDFSDSVAVAGPSSARTTKRKKGEEKEPSNDETDESSAKKRRPDPKKAAIGTKKKASAKKSVPKQSEEEASTSSSATLEVKKTRVRAKKTK
- the vrk1 gene encoding serine/threonine-protein kinase VRK1 isoform X2, whose amino-acid sequence is MPPRAKAAGKAKGPAKRKLAEEFPPGEVLTDTAKKSWRLGTPVGQGGFGMLYLASNDTTNTVGTNAQYVVKVEPSDNGPLFSELKFYMRAAKPDLISAWIKSHKLKYLGVPKYWGSGLHEKGGKRYRFMVMDRFGTDLQKVFEESGKIFPRKLVLQLGLRLLDILEYIHEHEYVHADIKASNLLLSYKNPNQVYLVDYGLAYRYLPQGVPKEYKEDPKKCHDGTIEFTSIDAHHGVSPSRRGDLEILLYCMIQWLCGCLPWEDDLKNLDYVRDSKIRGREDIKAFMKSCFTAGNEPDELIKFMEVVKKLDYNEKPDYQKLRKILQQGLKSIGATDDDKLDFSDSVAVAGPSSARTTKRKKGEEKEPSNDETDESSAKKRRPDPKKAIGTKKKASAKKSVPKQSEEEASTSSSATLEVKKTRVRAKKTK